One window of the Periophthalmus magnuspinnatus isolate fPerMag1 chromosome 17, fPerMag1.2.pri, whole genome shotgun sequence genome contains the following:
- the LOC117384792 gene encoding patched domain-containing protein 3 gives MGSFHTDCIEKHLRAAFKSLGYFVGSHPWWFLFTPLLFSTGLGSGFYFLIAQTSNSIEEQFTPLDGPAKMERKYIQETFPRNGTEFSSIRMTTDGTYATLIAATDTNILSVESLQEIIELDFQIKRMKVQLANGTFDYSDVCALVNGRCSSNTILDLINYDAYNINSINLTFPWYDSDYGSLPLFTNLGNVELNINSSIVQSAEAIHLFYYLETDKATADIWLESFLTLLSNQSTSLQVSYSTSMSMQKEFEKSPGSVIFLFSITYTTAIIFSVGSCWRSDNVRTKVWVALCGVLSTGLAILSGFGELLLLEQPFVMTAASCPFMLLGIGLDDMFIMISCWQRTRVLDSVPSRLSQTYSEAAVSITITSITDALALFLGYTSPFGSVKSFCLYAGVSVVFCYLYSITFLGACMALNGQREAGNRHWFTCMKVPEDLPSSHSKVFSVCCIGGRYNRMTEKEAGEPMSYFFERFYGPFLTHKLIKAFVLVIYAAYLAVSLFGCLTIKEGLDIRNLALDDSYIIDFYQSQKQYFSEYSFNVMVAVKQPFPYWDEEEYEKLHTCILAFENLPYVNSTQAWFLVFQQYTNETSLNLTTHESFKNSLSQFLDLYPMFKQDINLTENYEIQASRFFIQTLDRTAVKDAMVGLRMTTDACPIDLLVYHPVFIYYDQFTVVTDTAIQTIMIAVVVMLGIALIMIPNLICCISVAFAICSVVVGVAGFMSLWGVNLDSISLINLVMCIGFSVDFSAHITYAFVSSPKSDANKRAIDSLAQLGFPILQGALSTILGVVVLSMSGSYIFRTFFKIVFLVISFGLVHGLVFLPVFLSLVGTFGLNFR, from the exons ATGGGCAGCTTTCACACAGATTGCATTGAGAAACACCTCAGAGCAGCTTTTAAATCTTTGGGTTACTTCGTTGGCAGTCATCCTTGGTGGTTCTTGTTCACTCCACTCCTTTTCTCCACTGGTCTTGGAAGTGGGTTTTACTTTCTCATAGCCCAGACATCCAACAGTATCGAAGAGCAGTTTACACCTTTAGATGGACCTGCCAAGATGGAGAGAAAATACATCCAAGAAACTTTTCCAAGAAACGGCACTGAGTTTTCAAGTATAAGAATGACCACAGATGGGACCTATGCTACCCTTATTGCTGCAACTGATACTAATATTTTGTCAGTTGAATCACTACAGGAAATAATTGAGTTGGACTTTCAAATTAAAAGAATGAAGGTGCAATTGGCCAATGGCACATTTGACTATTCTGATGTTTGTGCTCTTGTGAATGGACGTTGCAGTTCAAACACTATCCTAGATCTTATCAACTATGATGCCTATAACATTAACTCAATTAATTTGACTTTTCCATGGTATGACTCTGATTATGGAAGTCTACCTTTGTTTACAAATCTGGGAAATGTAGAATTAAACATCAATAGCTCGATAGTTCAAAGTGCTGAAGCAATACACCTGTTTTACTACTTAGAAACTGACAAAGCAACAGCTGATATTTGGTTGGAAAGCTTCTTAACTTTGCTCTCGAATCAGTCAACCTCTCTTCAG GTATCTTATTCCACTTCCATGTCAATGCAAAAGGAATTTGAGAAATCCCCAGGTTCAGTCATCTTTCTCTTCTCTATAACTTACACCACTGCAATCATCTTTTCAGTTGGATCTTGTTGGAG ATCAGACAATGTCAGAACAAAGGTATGGGTGGCCCTCTGTGGGGTACTCTCCACTGGTCTGGCCATCCTGAGTGGGTTTGGGGAGCTGCTGTTGCTAGAACAACCTTTTGTGATGACGGCTGCATCCTGTCCTTTCATGTTGTTAG GTATTGGCCTTGACGATATGTTCATCATGATCTCGTGCTGGCAGAGGACGCGTGTTTTAGACAGTGTCCCTTCACGGTTATCCCAAACCTACAGTGAAGCAGCTGTCTCCATcaccatcacctccatcacagACGCTTTGGCTCTCTTTCTCGGCTACACCTCTCCGTTTGGCTCAGTCAAGTCCTTCTGCCTGTACGCTGGGGTCTCTGTCGTATTCTGCTACCTGTACAGCATCACATTTTTAGGGGCTTGCATGGCTTTGAATGGCCAGAGGGAAGCAGGCAATAGGCACTGGTTTACCTGTATGAAAGTACCCGAAGATCTGCCTTCAAGCCATTCAAAAGTATTTAGTGTTTGCTGCATTGGAGGTCGTTATAATCGCATGACTGAAAAGGAAGCAGGAGAGCCAATGAGTTATTTTTTTGAGAGATTTTATGGACCATTTTTGACCCACAAGTTGATAAAAGCATTTGTTTTGGTCATCTATGCTGCCTATTTAGCTGTAAGTCTGTTTGGATGTCTAACCATTAAAGAAGGACTAGACATAAGGAATCTCGCATTAGATGACTCTTACATTATAGATTTCTACCAAAGCCAAAAACAGTACTTTTCAGAATATAGCTTTAATGTCATGGTAGCAGTGAAACAGCCTTTTCCATACTGGGATGAAGAGGAatatgaaaaactccacacttgTATTTTGGCATTTGAAAACCTACCTTATGTCAATAGTACTCAGGCATGGTTCCTTGTGTTTCAACAATACACAAATGAAACTAGTCTGAACCTAACCACCCATGAGTCCTTTAAAAACAGCTTAAGTCAATTCTTGGACCTATACCCTATGTTTAAACAAGACATAAACTTGACAGAAAACTATGAAATTCAAGCATCTAGATTCTTCATACAAACTCTAGATAGAACAGCAGTAAAAGATGCAATGGTTGGACTAAGGATGACAACAGATGCATGTCCTATTGACCTACTAGTCTACCACCCTGTGTTCATCTATTATGACCAGTTCACAGTGGTAACAGACACTGCAATTCAAACCATAatgatagcagtagtagtgatgCTGGGTATTGCCCTCATCATGATCCCCAACCTGATTTGCTGCATTTCTGTAGCTTTTGCCATTTGCTCTGTAGTAGTTGGTGTGGCTGGTTTTATGTCGCTGTGGGGTGTAAATCTAGACTCAATATCTCTCATTAACCTAGTCATGTGCATTGGATTTTCTGTGGACTTTTCAGCACACATTACTTATGCCTTTGTCTCCAGCCCCAAGTCAGACGCCAATAAGAGAGCCATTGACTCCTTGGCCCAATTAGGTTTTCCAATATTACAGGGAGCACTGTCCACCATCTTAGGAGTGGTCGTGCTGTCCATGTCTGGGAGTTATATATTTAGGACATTCTTTAAAATTGTGTTTCTTGTCATTTCATTTGGTCTAGTGCATGGTTTGGTGTTCTTACCTGTGTTTCTGTCTCTTGTGGGGACATTTGGCTTAAATTTTAGATAG
- the LOC117385289 gene encoding ras-related protein Rab-18-B, with amino-acid sequence MDEDVLTTLKLLIIGESGVGKSSLLLRFTDDTFDPEQSATIGVDFKVKTIAIDGNRAKLAIWDTAGQERFRTLTPSYYRGAQGVILVYDVTKRDTFTKLDNWLNELETYTTRNDIVKMLVGNKIDREDHEVDRNEGLKFARKHSMLFIEASAKTKDGVQCAFEELVEKILQTPGLWESDHQGQKVTLGAQEQNRGGACGGYCSIP; translated from the exons ATGGATGAAGACGTGCTGACGACTCTCAAACTATTGATAATCGGTGAAAGTGGAGTCGGTAAATCCAG tCTTCTTCTGAGGTTCACAGATGACACTTTTGACCCCGAACAGTCTGCCACAATAG GTGTGGACTTTAAAGTAAAGACTATTGCTATAGATGGAAACAGAGCAAAACTCGCTATATGG GACACAGCGGGACAGGAGAGATTTCGAACCCTGACACCCAGTTACTACCGTGGAGCACAGGGTGTCATTTTAG tgtatgatgtCACCAAGCGGGACACTTTTACAAAACTTGACAATTGGTTGAATGAGCTAGAGACCTACACGACACGGAATGACATTGTGAAAATGCTTGTTGGGAACAAAATTGACAGA GAAGATCATGAAGTTGACAGAAATGAAGGTTTGAAATTTGCAAGAAAACACTCCATGCTGTTTATTG AGGCCAGTGCAAAAACCAAAGACGGAGTCCAGTGTGCCTTTGAGGAGCTGGTGGAGAAGATCCTGCAGACTCCAGGCCTGTGGGAGAGTGACCATCAGGGTCAGAAGGTGACTCTGGGGGCGCAGGAACAGAATCGGGGTGGGGCATGTGGAGGCTACTGCTCCATACCATGA
- the LOC117384794 gene encoding homeobox protein Mohawk-like has product MHLLTLERMDKLDIKSTVLEFGDRRGEASRLNRDDASPSSLSERCQETTQNGSPKYRKYGSRLGGVKVRHKRQVLQDMARPLKHWLYKHRDNPYPTKTEKVLLALGSHMTLVQVSNWFANARRRLKNTVRQPDLSWALRIKLYNQYIQGNAERLSVCSDDTDTDTDECPLQAQIRPSEFGRTSSHQSPLQSQSRVLSSGDDGVSGPSKYKSSLLNRYLNDTLRHMMVAERAAGAGRKRRSHSESFSSNDCERDVVSPASSYSTEANYVYHMDPVDYTSTKSGSELQHGGDPGWRELHAAVALTSLAQGQSSGVSGEPLTVCRSPPLDRPCAKPHPSRPALTSRIIQKSSHIAEVQTVRVALANCV; this is encoded by the exons ATGCACCTGTTGACGTTGGAAAGGATGGACAAACTTGACATAAAATCCACTGTGCTAGAATttggagacagaagaggagaagcGAGTAGACTGAACAGAGACGATGCATCTCCAAGTAGTTTAAGTGAGAGATGCCAAGAGACCACTCAAAATGGATCaccaaaatatagaaaatatgg GTCTCGTCTTGGTGGGGTCAAAGTTCGCCATAAGCGGCAGGTGTTACAAGACATGGCGCGGCCACTCAAGCACTGGCTCTATAAACATCGGGACAACCCTTATCCCACCAAAACTGAGAAGGTTCTGCTGGCTTTGGGATCACACATGACACTAGTGCAG GTTTCAAACTGGTTCGCCAATGCCCGACGGAGGCTGAAGAACACAGTGAGGCAGCCCGACCTGAGCTGGGCCCTGAGGATCAAACTGTACAACCAGTACATCCAGGGCAATGCTGAGAGACTGAGTGTGTGCAGtgatgacacagacacagacacag ACGAATGCCCACTACAAGCCCAGATTCGGCCTTCAGAGTTTGGCAGGACATCCTCCCATCAGAGCCCCCTGCAGTCCCAGAGCAGAGTCCTGTCCAGCGGGGATGATGGGGTGTCGGGCCCCTCCAAATACAAGAGCAGTTTACTGAACCGCTACCTGAATGACACGCTGCGACACATGATGGTGGCAGAGCGAGCGGCTGGAGcaggcaggaagaggaggagccacTCTGAGTCATTCAGCTCCAACGACTGTGAGCGGGATGTGGTGTCGCCAGCATCATCGTATAGCACAGAGGCCAATTATGTCTACCACATGG accCAGTCGACTACACCTCAACTAAGTCTGGCAG TGAGCTGCAGCATGGAGGCGACCCTGGCTGGAGAGAGCTGCACGCTGCAGTGGCACTCACCAGCCTGGCCCAGGGACAGAGCAGTGGAGTGTCTGGAGAGCCCCTTACTGTCTGCAGGAGCCCTCCTTTGGACAGACCGTGTGCCAAACCCCACCCGTCTCGCCCGGCCCTCACCAGCCGCATCATCCAGAAGTCCTCTCACATCGCCGAAGTCCAGACTGTCAGGGTGGCTCTGGCAAACTGTGTGTAG